One segment of Gopherus flavomarginatus isolate rGopFla2 chromosome 8, rGopFla2.mat.asm, whole genome shotgun sequence DNA contains the following:
- the IRS4 gene encoding insulin receptor substrate 4 isoform X2 has product MASGMNGPGGGGGSTAARGAEAELGTRSVGGGVAPCHGAGVPRTATTAEEQQELGESGPYPPTQPHHLLLLLKRSPSASLCLVQEEEVPAAAAPTGRGAPSGGRGGQPAPSARGAPLPAAPSVAPVGDDVRKCGYLRKQKHGHKRYFVLRAESHLAPARLEYYDSEKKFKSSLRAVAAASGSAVLCCPPPKRVIPLYQCFTVSRRADAKHKYIIALYTKDEYFAILAENEVEQEAWYQAISELMNQSKRGFLEQEDQADQQMDEDDEHYGAALRPGTIYKEVWQVNVKPKGLGQTKNLTGVYRLCLSSKAIYLVKLNSEVPAVHLQLMNIRRCGHSENFFFIEVGRSASIGPGELWMQVDDSVVAQNMHETFLETMKALKAFTEFRPRSKSQSSGGGSGTNPISCITTRRHLGNLPPSQTGLQRRSRTECVTGGTPPTTKSSSAYRFRTSSEGEGTMTRPFRSVTGSLIHLNTARMNLGRQEGSGRYVRAAFTSSYHTRSASLPVSHFPSTTSPISVSSSSGHGSASDTLTRPSSSSVCGSPSDGGFISSDEYGSSPGDFRYFRVRSNTPDSLGNTPPIREENCLSEYMSMNKQQTDDSSRDDYMEAEKCFRKRTYSLTKPTSITVQQKTTQTTASLDEDSAGRHRQLPCSESPKLKENHESDYCDAVLDSVCNQSRSKAKDDGYMPMMPGVASSLTSNNDYLPMTPKSVSVPKQISNSWSSSQVDSRGYMMMFPKASSSPVRSPLAGFISKGGNEKVTNEYMDMSPGNSAVPKQPSDSNCIHTNTVSKGFSSYFSLPRSFKTLSGQNEDHNEYVPMSSPGKLLYDEHENVKCVNSEPLANGISKSSTVKVSDEGLAQNRATRPTRLPLGTRGSNTIPRMYDRTVPSQPASPGEYINIDFSEKASNTPYSLSAEGSPSSLESSSDHRQSPLSDYMSVDLDVQSPKVAKEISIYASSSIPRNQPNDYARLSFDTACVSGTSSRVDDYTEMTFNMAATPLRPFTAESSNGIKIDSPSSIVNRLCIVDRYSGSGSFSVPSSDPPMGPKVIRADPQGRRRHSSETFSSTGAVTTSSSFFTDSSKRHSSASFDNVWLKPEENISDGPESKMSRDTSTGFQNGLNYIALNLRDDSMNCEASTNASTCHLQNGTSNLDSGAYVSIDFTRSDGLKCNSARKD; this is encoded by the coding sequence ATGGCGAGTGGGATGAATGGCCCGGGCGGAGGAGGTGGTAGTACCGCGGCCAGGGGCGCCGAGGCGGAGCTGGGCACCCGGAGCGTTGGAGGAGGGGTCGCACCCTGCCACGGGGCTGGAGTGCCTAGGACTGCTACTACGGCTgaggagcagcaggagctgggcGAGAGCGGCCCCTACCCGCCCACTCAGCCCCATCACCTGCTGCTGCTACTGAAAAGATCGCCCAGCGCCTCCTTGTGCctggtgcaggaggaggaggtgccCGCTGCTGCGGCTCCCACAGGGCGAGGGGCCCCCTCTGGTGGGCGAGGTGGCCAGCCAGCTCCCTCAGCACGAGGAGctcctctgccagctgctccttcCGTGGCTCCCGTGGGGGATGACGTGAGGAAATGTGGCTACCTGAGGAAGCAGAAGCATGGCCACAAGCGCTACTTTGTGCTGCGGGCCGAGAGCCACCTGGCCCCAGCGAGGCTTGAATACTATGACAGTGAGAAGAAGTTCaagagcagcctgagggcagtgGCAGCTGCTAGTGGGTCTGCAGTCCtctgctgcccccctcccaaaCGAGTGATCCCCCTGTACCAGTGCTTCACAGTCAGCCGGAGGGCAGATGCCAAGCATAAGTACATCATTGCCCTTTATACCAAGGATGAATACTTTGCCATATTGGCTGAGAATGAGGTGGAGCAGGAGGCCTGGTACCAGGCAATCAGTGAACTCATGAACCAGAGCAAGAGGGGGTTCTTAGAACAGGAGGACCAGGCAGATCAGCAGATGGATGAGGATGATGAGCATTATGGAGCTGCGCTTAGACCAGGCACCATATACAAAGAGGTGTGGCAGGTTAATGTGAAGCCCAAGGGACTGGGGCAGACAAAGAACCTGACTGGGGTATACAGGTTGTGCCTATCAAGCAAGGCTATCTACCTAGTAAAGTTGAATTCAGAGGTACCTGCTGTCCACTTGCAGCTAATGAACATCCGCCGCTGTGGGCACTCGGAGAACTTCTTCTTTATTGAGGTGGGCAGATCTGCTTCCATTGGGCCTGGTGAACTGTGGATGCAAGTTGATGATTCAGTGGTTGCCCAGAATATGCATGAAACCTTCCTAGAGACCATGAAAGCTCTCAAAGCCTTTACAGAATTCAGGCCCCGCAGCAAGAGCCAGTCATCTGGTGGTGGCAGTGGTACCAATCCTATCTCCTGTATCACCACTAGGAGGCATTTGGGCAACCTGCCTCCTAGCCAGACTGGCTTGCAGAGAAGATCCAGAACTGAGTGTGTTACTGGGGGAACTCCGCCCACCACCAAGAGTAGCAGTGCATACCGTTTCAGAACATCTAGTGAAGGGGAAGGGACAATGACCAGACCTTTCAGATCAGTGACTGGGAGTCTGATTCATCTGAACACTGCAAGGATGAACTTGGGCCGGCAAGAAGGGAGTGGAAGGTATGTCAGAGCAGCTTTCACCTCTTCTTATCATACCAGGTCTGCCTCCCTACCAGTGTCTCATTTCCCTTCCACCACCAGCCCCATTAGTGTTTCTTCCAGTAGTGGCCATGGCTCTGCCTCAGACACATTAACCAGGCCTTCTAGTTCATCTGTCTGTGGGTCCCCAAGTGATGGGGGCTTTATTTCTTCTGATGAATATGGCTCTAGCCCTGGGGATTTCAGGTACTTTCGTGTCAGAAGTAATACTCCAGATTCCTTGGGAAACACACCACCTATCAGAGAAGAAAATTGTTTAAGTGAATATATGTCCATGAATAAACAGCAAACAGATGATAGCTCAAGGGATGACTATATGGAAGCTGAAAAATGCTTCAGAAAAAGAACTTATTCTCTGACTAAACCAACTTCTATAACAGTGCAGCAGAAAACAACACAAACCACGGCTTCTTTAGATGAAGATTCTGCAGGAAGGCACAGACAGTTACCTTGTTCGGAATCaccaaaattaaaagaaaaccatGAATCTGACTACTGTGATGCTGTCCTTGATTCTGTATGTAACCAAAGCAGAAGTAAAGCCAAGGATGATGGATACATGCCAATGATGCCAGGAGTTGCGTCTTCACTCACAAGCAACAATGATTATTTGCCAATGACTCCTAAAAGTGTGTCTGTCCCCAAACAAATTAGTAATTCTTGGTCGTCATCTCAGGTGGACTCCAGAGGATATATGATGATGTTTCCCAAGGCTAGTTCTTCACCTGTACGAAGTCCATTGGCTGGATTTATTTCTAAAGGGGGTAATGAAAAGGTGACAAATGAGTATATGGATATGTCACCTGGAAATTCAGCAGTTCCAAAACAGCCCAGTGATTCAAATTGTATTCATACCAACACTGTTTCCAAAGGCTTCAGTTCATATTTCTCTCTGCCACGAAGCTTTAAGACATTATCAGGACAAAATGAAGATCATAATGAATATGTTCCAATGTCCTCACCTGGAAAACTGTTATATGATGAACATGAAAATGTCAAATGTGTCAACAGTGAACCATTAGCTAATGGCATTTCTAAATCATCTACTGTGAAAGTGTCAGATGAAGGACTTGCACAGAACAGGGCTACCAGGCCTACAAGACTTCCCCTAGGTACAAGAGGAAGTAATACTATACCAAGAATGTACGATCGAACAGTTCCATCTCAGCCAGCTAGCCCTGGTGAATACataaatattgatttcagtgaaaaagCAAGTAATACACCATATTCTTTATCTGCAGAAGGATCTCCATCATCTCTAGAATCAAGTAGTGACCACAGACAGTCGCCACTTTCTGATTACATGAGTGTTGACCTTGATGTGCAGTCACCAAAAGTAGCAAAGGAAATTTCAATTTATGCAAGTTCCAGTATCCCCAGAAACCAGCCAAATGATTATGCTAGACTTTCATTTGATACTGCTTGTGTTAGCGGTACAAGTAGTAGAGTTGATGATTACACGGAGATGACTTTCAACATGGCAGCGACACCACTTAGGCCTTTTACCGCAGAATCCAGCAATGGTATAAAGATTGATAGTCCTTCTTCCATTGTAAATCGACTGTGCATTGTTGACAGATATTCAGGTAGTGGTAGCTtctctgttcctagctctgatCCTCCCATGGGACCTAAGGTGATTCGAGCTGACCCACAAGGCAGAAGAAGGCATAGTTCTGAAACATTCTCTTCTACTGGGGCTGTAACtacttcctcttctttctttacTGATAGTAGCAAAAGACACAGCTCTGCCTCATTTGACAATGTTTGGTTGAAACCTGAGGAAAACATTTCTGATGGTCCCGAAAGCAAGATGTCCAGGGATACCTCAACTGGATTTCAGAATGGCTTAAACTACATAGCTTTGAATTTACGTGATGATTCTATGAACTGTGAGGCAAGCACTAATGCATCAACTTGCCATCTCCAAAATGGTACTTCGAATTTGGACAGTGGAGCTTATGTAAGCATAGATTTCACCAGATCTGATGGTTTGAAGTGTAACTCTGCAAGAAAAG
- the IRS4 gene encoding insulin receptor substrate 4 isoform X1 → MASGMNGPGGGGGSTAARGAEAELGTRSVGGGVAPCHGAGVPRTATTAEEQQELGESGPYPPTQPHHLLLLLKRSPSASLCLVQEEEVPAAAAPTGRGAPSGGRGGQPAPSARGAPLPAAPSVAPVGDDVRKCGYLRKQKHGHKRYFVLRAESHLAPARLEYYDSEKKFKSSLRAVAAASGSAVLCCPPPKRVIPLYQCFTVSRRADAKHKYIIALYTKDEYFAILAENEVEQEAWYQAISELMNQSKRGFLEQEDQADQQMDEDDEHYGAALRPGTIYKEVWQVNVKPKGLGQTKNLTGVYRLCLSSKAIYLVKLNSEVPAVHLQLMNIRRCGHSENFFFIEVGRSASIGPGELWMQVDDSVVAQNMHETFLETMKALKAFTEFRPRSKSQSSGGGSGTNPISCITTRRHLGNLPPSQTGLQRRSRTECVTGGTPPTTKSSSAYRFRTSSEGEGTMTRPFRSVTGSLIHLNTARMNLGRQEGSGRYVRAAFTSSYHTRSASLPVSHFPSTTSPISVSSSSGHGSASDTLTRPSSSSVCGSPSDGGFISSDEYGSSPGDFRYFRVRSNTPDSLGNTPPIREENCLSEYMSMNKQQTDDSSRDDYMEAEKCFRKRTYSLTKPTSITVQQKTTQTTASLDEDSAGRHRQLPCSESPKLKENHESDYCDAVLDSVCNQSRSKAKDDGYMPMMPGVASSLTSNNDYLPMTPKSVSVPKQISNSWSSSQVDSRGYMMMFPKASSSPVRSPLAGFISKGGNEKVTNEYMDMSPGNSAVPKQPSDSNCIHTNTVSKGFSSYFSLPRSFKTLSGQNEDHNEYVPMSSPGKLLYDEHENVKCVNSEPLANGISKSSTVKVSDEGLAQNRATRPTRLPLGTRGSNTIPRMYDRTVPSQPASPGEYINIDFSEKASNTPYSLSAEGSPSSLESSSDHRQSPLSDYMSVDLDVQSPKVAKEISIYASSSIPRNQPNDYARLSFDTACVSGTSSRVDDYTEMTFNMAATPLRPFTAESSNGIKIDSPSSIVNRLCIVDRYSGSGSFSVPSSDPPMGPKVIRADPQGRRRHSSETFSSTGAVTTSSSFFTDSSKRHSSASFDNVWLKPEENISDGPESKMSRDTSTGFQNGLNYIALNLRDDSMNCEASTNASTCHLQNGTSNLDSGAYVSIDFTRSDGLKCNSARKGCRALCALQKK, encoded by the exons ATGGCGAGTGGGATGAATGGCCCGGGCGGAGGAGGTGGTAGTACCGCGGCCAGGGGCGCCGAGGCGGAGCTGGGCACCCGGAGCGTTGGAGGAGGGGTCGCACCCTGCCACGGGGCTGGAGTGCCTAGGACTGCTACTACGGCTgaggagcagcaggagctgggcGAGAGCGGCCCCTACCCGCCCACTCAGCCCCATCACCTGCTGCTGCTACTGAAAAGATCGCCCAGCGCCTCCTTGTGCctggtgcaggaggaggaggtgccCGCTGCTGCGGCTCCCACAGGGCGAGGGGCCCCCTCTGGTGGGCGAGGTGGCCAGCCAGCTCCCTCAGCACGAGGAGctcctctgccagctgctccttcCGTGGCTCCCGTGGGGGATGACGTGAGGAAATGTGGCTACCTGAGGAAGCAGAAGCATGGCCACAAGCGCTACTTTGTGCTGCGGGCCGAGAGCCACCTGGCCCCAGCGAGGCTTGAATACTATGACAGTGAGAAGAAGTTCaagagcagcctgagggcagtgGCAGCTGCTAGTGGGTCTGCAGTCCtctgctgcccccctcccaaaCGAGTGATCCCCCTGTACCAGTGCTTCACAGTCAGCCGGAGGGCAGATGCCAAGCATAAGTACATCATTGCCCTTTATACCAAGGATGAATACTTTGCCATATTGGCTGAGAATGAGGTGGAGCAGGAGGCCTGGTACCAGGCAATCAGTGAACTCATGAACCAGAGCAAGAGGGGGTTCTTAGAACAGGAGGACCAGGCAGATCAGCAGATGGATGAGGATGATGAGCATTATGGAGCTGCGCTTAGACCAGGCACCATATACAAAGAGGTGTGGCAGGTTAATGTGAAGCCCAAGGGACTGGGGCAGACAAAGAACCTGACTGGGGTATACAGGTTGTGCCTATCAAGCAAGGCTATCTACCTAGTAAAGTTGAATTCAGAGGTACCTGCTGTCCACTTGCAGCTAATGAACATCCGCCGCTGTGGGCACTCGGAGAACTTCTTCTTTATTGAGGTGGGCAGATCTGCTTCCATTGGGCCTGGTGAACTGTGGATGCAAGTTGATGATTCAGTGGTTGCCCAGAATATGCATGAAACCTTCCTAGAGACCATGAAAGCTCTCAAAGCCTTTACAGAATTCAGGCCCCGCAGCAAGAGCCAGTCATCTGGTGGTGGCAGTGGTACCAATCCTATCTCCTGTATCACCACTAGGAGGCATTTGGGCAACCTGCCTCCTAGCCAGACTGGCTTGCAGAGAAGATCCAGAACTGAGTGTGTTACTGGGGGAACTCCGCCCACCACCAAGAGTAGCAGTGCATACCGTTTCAGAACATCTAGTGAAGGGGAAGGGACAATGACCAGACCTTTCAGATCAGTGACTGGGAGTCTGATTCATCTGAACACTGCAAGGATGAACTTGGGCCGGCAAGAAGGGAGTGGAAGGTATGTCAGAGCAGCTTTCACCTCTTCTTATCATACCAGGTCTGCCTCCCTACCAGTGTCTCATTTCCCTTCCACCACCAGCCCCATTAGTGTTTCTTCCAGTAGTGGCCATGGCTCTGCCTCAGACACATTAACCAGGCCTTCTAGTTCATCTGTCTGTGGGTCCCCAAGTGATGGGGGCTTTATTTCTTCTGATGAATATGGCTCTAGCCCTGGGGATTTCAGGTACTTTCGTGTCAGAAGTAATACTCCAGATTCCTTGGGAAACACACCACCTATCAGAGAAGAAAATTGTTTAAGTGAATATATGTCCATGAATAAACAGCAAACAGATGATAGCTCAAGGGATGACTATATGGAAGCTGAAAAATGCTTCAGAAAAAGAACTTATTCTCTGACTAAACCAACTTCTATAACAGTGCAGCAGAAAACAACACAAACCACGGCTTCTTTAGATGAAGATTCTGCAGGAAGGCACAGACAGTTACCTTGTTCGGAATCaccaaaattaaaagaaaaccatGAATCTGACTACTGTGATGCTGTCCTTGATTCTGTATGTAACCAAAGCAGAAGTAAAGCCAAGGATGATGGATACATGCCAATGATGCCAGGAGTTGCGTCTTCACTCACAAGCAACAATGATTATTTGCCAATGACTCCTAAAAGTGTGTCTGTCCCCAAACAAATTAGTAATTCTTGGTCGTCATCTCAGGTGGACTCCAGAGGATATATGATGATGTTTCCCAAGGCTAGTTCTTCACCTGTACGAAGTCCATTGGCTGGATTTATTTCTAAAGGGGGTAATGAAAAGGTGACAAATGAGTATATGGATATGTCACCTGGAAATTCAGCAGTTCCAAAACAGCCCAGTGATTCAAATTGTATTCATACCAACACTGTTTCCAAAGGCTTCAGTTCATATTTCTCTCTGCCACGAAGCTTTAAGACATTATCAGGACAAAATGAAGATCATAATGAATATGTTCCAATGTCCTCACCTGGAAAACTGTTATATGATGAACATGAAAATGTCAAATGTGTCAACAGTGAACCATTAGCTAATGGCATTTCTAAATCATCTACTGTGAAAGTGTCAGATGAAGGACTTGCACAGAACAGGGCTACCAGGCCTACAAGACTTCCCCTAGGTACAAGAGGAAGTAATACTATACCAAGAATGTACGATCGAACAGTTCCATCTCAGCCAGCTAGCCCTGGTGAATACataaatattgatttcagtgaaaaagCAAGTAATACACCATATTCTTTATCTGCAGAAGGATCTCCATCATCTCTAGAATCAAGTAGTGACCACAGACAGTCGCCACTTTCTGATTACATGAGTGTTGACCTTGATGTGCAGTCACCAAAAGTAGCAAAGGAAATTTCAATTTATGCAAGTTCCAGTATCCCCAGAAACCAGCCAAATGATTATGCTAGACTTTCATTTGATACTGCTTGTGTTAGCGGTACAAGTAGTAGAGTTGATGATTACACGGAGATGACTTTCAACATGGCAGCGACACCACTTAGGCCTTTTACCGCAGAATCCAGCAATGGTATAAAGATTGATAGTCCTTCTTCCATTGTAAATCGACTGTGCATTGTTGACAGATATTCAGGTAGTGGTAGCTtctctgttcctagctctgatCCTCCCATGGGACCTAAGGTGATTCGAGCTGACCCACAAGGCAGAAGAAGGCATAGTTCTGAAACATTCTCTTCTACTGGGGCTGTAACtacttcctcttctttctttacTGATAGTAGCAAAAGACACAGCTCTGCCTCATTTGACAATGTTTGGTTGAAACCTGAGGAAAACATTTCTGATGGTCCCGAAAGCAAGATGTCCAGGGATACCTCAACTGGATTTCAGAATGGCTTAAACTACATAGCTTTGAATTTACGTGATGATTCTATGAACTGTGAGGCAAGCACTAATGCATCAACTTGCCATCTCCAAAATGGTACTTCGAATTTGGACAGTGGAGCTTATGTAAGCATAGATTTCACCAGATCTGATGGTTTGAAGTGTAACTCTGCAAGAAAAG GTTGCAGGGcactgtgtgcattacagaagaAGTGA